The Carassius auratus strain Wakin unplaced genomic scaffold, ASM336829v1 scaf_tig00214857, whole genome shotgun sequence genome has a segment encoding these proteins:
- the LOC113093074 gene encoding uncharacterized protein LOC113093074 isoform X4, which produces MYHIAEQYSGRNSWDSFPSSGPNRAPWSPGGNRHWAPPSRCSGGNYQSPSQNYTAGRSYPNKAYNNSRPPGFSRDRPHTHPRDRGIGKEQRVPRGCGPTQSQHHNPVRPTLNYNSGCGGHLSSNNNHSSQPHRYGGPHQQQRSTGRPPQTQGDKWTQSRTFQGPSLKRPAPPHNTSPPHRDPSPSRDDCPGKRSRSVSSHQNFHLREKYFINRPPPSHPPRPWSPAYKSSMPWSLSEKRSSPSRFQESNHSVMRDHRPYSIPSPSNSAPSQGLHSKKPTKQGQPSHPVRDHPGPHPHGAKGGWDCPSPANLTSVPYSQQHQLPPPQRHTGPLSSPAISVPQPRFNTAQPGWKTQSRSGKHGSSEMGRTTSGLESQESVGGDRKRPSASKHINRQRSPIQSYSGAEGRVTDCSEWRSPETGLKKYNQTDSDSPSEPSTKTSDRGQRAQKSEMKKSRHSKHQAGLRSTHKSSLSKLETELLKHIQAKRRHKERSRREKKKEGELLDTRECMEKTMEDRKKKKIRDGRKGHEKKNIHQNGGQLGQITGKAKEERKKGMYEDRKSEMPSKSASPNLETLYPSDSELLLDDLLFEPLQLNHREEEFSRHTSGFIPPSTSPVSNNHCSPCQSTHEANTKALEVDDQSESSEPDHVDTSDDDSVESNDAGRFKLTLPDMQGSCEEETIRSKQGVLGLPNAPDLLPAHCTYSEELLRLDPPTSPPVLSWQGSPVSDLGDDDDEGKDGDMIRVLRRPVLQPSPTHSSPLKDPVEINTGVDYCHSDLAKLYGLPESSKAMDNEEEDEEKREEEQKYNSPDASSSSEPNKPHLHQMDTFESATSAMGSHRYTYRGGPFGRPPPGALIGVKYSSSLSLGPEIHPPDQHSPPATSPITEIPDQVTPPLIQPAEKDKESETEEERMETNAQDEEIEEEKEKTLIQEMDGQMDIKVAESAIDPTCTSLEEKEPVMSPATLQDKLVQSCELLLNQNSSPLSKAMRVSGSTSIEREKEQDRRARQKDQVRSPRKASRKVKGEDPEKSNGEENKKKKVKDETKTKDSFSEGLNEHLVEIKNKQVALENPKIDLKDGETKSKEVKREKETDIKKETMKDDTLKADTSATASSTSATTNTQTPVTVTPSSRPPLLARVNLLNLQELSKIPLKELRICLVRVETGGRETFIASEIEQKTVPLSAINIQNSAAEVIQSCKGANIKSKFRESYLLPAFSVKPNLTTETPIPREKLNPPTPSIYLESKRDAFSPVLLQFCTDPKNAVTVIRGLAGSLRLNLGLFSTKSLVEANSEHAVEVRTQVQQPADENWNHSGSAQTWPCESSRSHTTIAKYAQYQASSFQESLQVDIVTMSASLGSEINSISRLTGDTSKSQRETLW; this is translated from the exons ATGTATCACATAGCAGAGCAGTATTCTGGACGTAACTCGTGGGACTCCTTCCCCTCTTCTGGGCCGAATCGAGCACCATGGTCCCCAGGCGGCAACCGGCACTGGGCCCCTCCATCCAG GTGCAGTGGAGGGAACTATCAATCCCCATCCCAAAACTATACAGCAGGAAGAAGCTACCCAAATAAAGCTTATAACAACAG CAGACCTCCAGGTTTCAGCAGGGACAGGCCCCACACACACCCCAGAGACAGAGGCATCGGAAAAGAGCAAAGGGTCCCGAGGGGCTGTGGACCAACACAGAGCCAGCACCATAATCCAGTGCGCCCCACCCTAAACTACAACTCAGGGTGTGGAGGACACCTGTCTAGCAACAACAATCACAGCAGCCAGCCACACAGG TATGGGGGTCCACATCAGCAGCAGCGTTCCACTGGGCGTCCCCCACAGACGCAGGGAGACAAATGGACTCAGTCCAGGACATTCCAAGGGCCCTCTCTCAAACGTCCTGCACCACCTCACAATACATCACCACCACACCGGGATCCATCCCCTTCACGAGACGATTGTCCCGGCAAGAGAAGCAGGAGCGTCAGTTCACATCAG AATTTCCATCTGAGAGAGAAATATTTCATCAACCGTCCACCTCCATCACATCCACCTCGGCCATGGAGCCCAGCATACAAAAGCTCAATGCCCTGGAGCCTGTCTGAGAAGAGGTCCTCCCCCTCTCGATTTCAG GAGTCCAATCATTCTGTCATGAGAGATCACAGACCATATTCCATCCCATCACCATCCAACAGTGCCCCAAGCCAGGGCCTCCATAGCAAGAAACCCACCAAACAGGGGCAACCCAGTCATCCGGTCCGAGATCATCCAGGCCCCCATCCCCATGGGGCCAAGGGGGGCTGGGATTGCCCATCACCAGCAAACCTCACCAGTGTGCCTTACAGTCAGCAGCACCAGCTCCCTCCACCACAGAGGCACACCGGCCCCCTCAGCAGCCCAGCCATCTCAGTACCTCAGCCCAGATTCAACACAGCACAGCCTGGCTGGAAAACACAGAGCCGCTCGGGAAAACATGGCAGtagt GAGATGGGGCGTACCACCTCTGGTCTGGAATCTCAAGAGTCTGTGGGTGGGGACAGGAAACGGCCAAGTGCGTCTAAACATATTAACCGCCAACGGAGTCCCATCCAGTCATACAGCGGTGCAGAGGGTAGAGTTACAGATTGTTCAGAATGGAGGAGCCCAGAGACTGGGTTAAAGAAATACAATCAGACAGACTCAGATTCCCCTTCTGAACCCAGCACTAAAACCTCAGACAGAGGTCAGAGGGCACAGAAGTCAGAAATGAAGAAGAGCAGGCACTCTAAACATCAGGCTGGGTTGAGATCCACCCACAAGAGCTCCCTCAGCAAGCTGGAGACTGAACTCTTGAAACACATCCAAGCCAAGAGGAGGCACAAGGAGCGTTCAAGGAGGGAGAAAAAGAAGGAAGGAGAGCTGTTAGACACAAGAGAATGCATGGAGAAAACAATGGAGgacaggaaaaagaaaaagataaggGATGGAAGAAAGGGGCATGAGAAGAAGAACATACACCAAAATGGCGGACAGTTGGGACAGATAACAGGAAAAGCAAAGGAGGAGAGGAAAAAAGGAATGTATGAAGACAGGAAGAGTGAGATGCCCTCGAAATCAGCATCTCCCAATTTAGAAACATTGTATCCCAGTGATTCTGAACTTCTCCTGGATGACCTACTGTTTGAGCCACTTCAACTCAATCACAGAGAGGAAGAGTTCTCTCGACATACCTCAGGGTTCATCCCACCTTCTACATCTCCTGTCAGTAATAACCATTGTTCTCCATGCCAGTCAACCCATGAAGCCAATACTAAAGCCTTAGAGGTTGACGACCAATCAGAATCTTCTGAGCCCGACCATGTAGACACTAGCGATGATGACAGTGTAGAATCCAATGATGCTGGCAGGTTCAAACTTACTCTTCCCGATATGCAGGGGAGCTGTGAAGAAGAAACCATCAGAAGTAAACAGGGTGTTTTAGGATTGCCTAATGCCCCAGACCTCCTCCCCGCTCACTGCACCTATAGTGAGGAGCTCCTAAGGTTGGACCCACCAACAAGTCCACCTGTTCTGAGCTGGCAGGGCTCTCCAGTGTCAGACTTaggtgatgatgatgacgaaGGGAAAGACGGAGATATGATTAGAGTACTGAGGAGGCCAGTGCTACAACCTAGTCCAACACACTCATCTCCACTAAAAGACCCAGTGGAGATCAACACTGGAGTCGACTATTGCCACAGTGACCTGGCCAAACTGTACGGCCTTCCTGAGTCCTCTAAAGCAATGGACAACgaggaagaagatgaagaaaagagagaagaagagcagAAATATAATAGCCCTGATGCATCAAGTAGCTCTGAGCCCAACAAACCACACTTGCACCAAATGGACACATTCGAATCAGCAACCTCAGCGATGGGCAGCCATAGATACACTTACAGGGGCGGACCATTTGGACGGCCACCCCCTGGTGCATTAATTGGAGTGAAATACTCATCATCTCTGTCTTTGGGTCCTGAGATCCACCCTCCAGACCAGCACAGTCCACCCGCCACATCTCCAATCACAGAAATCCCAGATCAGGTCACACCACCACTGATCCAGCCTGCAGAGAAGGACAAAGAGAGTGAAACTGAGGAAGAAAGAATGGAAACCAATGCACAAGATGAAGAAATAGAAGAAGAAAAGGAGAAAACTCTTATACAGGAgatggatggacaaatggatATAAAAGTAGCTGAATCAGCTATAGACCCAACCTGCACTTCACTGGAGGAGAAGGAACCTGTAATGTCTCCCGCCACCCTACAGGATAAACTAGTACAAAGCTGTGAGCTTCTGCTCAATCAAAACTCCAGCCCTCTGTCAAAGGCTATGAGAGTTAGCGGGTCCACATCTATTGAGAGAGAAAAGGAACAAGACAGAAGGGCCAGACAGAAAGATCAAGTGAGGTCTCCAAGAAAAGCTAGTCGGAAAGTAAAAGGAGAAGATCCCGAAAAGAGTAATGGAGaagagaataaaaagaaaaaagtgaaggACGAGACCAAGACAAAGGATTCATTTTCTGAAGGTTTAAATGAGCACTTGGTGGAAATCAAGAACAAACAGGTTGCCCTAGAAAACCCCAAAATTGACTTGAAAGATGGAGAAACAAAATCTAAAGAAgtcaagagagaaaaagagacagacatTAAAAAAGAGACCATGAAAGATGACACACTAAAGGCTGATACATCTGCCACAGCATCATCTACATCTGCCACAACCAACACACAAACCCCTGTTACTGTGACACCCTCCAGCAGACCTCCGCTCCTGGCCCGGGTCAACCTCCTTAATCTACAGGAGTTGTCTAAAATTCCCTTGAAAGAGCTGAGGATCTGTTTGGTCAGGGTTGAGACTGGAGGTCGGGAGACTTTCATTGCGTCAGAGATCGAGCAGAAGACCGTGCCACTCAGTGCCATCAACATCCAAAATAGTGCAGCTGAGGTCATACAATCCTGCAA AGGTGCAAACATCAAGAGCAAGTTTCGAGAGTCATACCTGCTTCCAGCATTTTCAGTGAAACCTAACCTGACCACCGAGACTCCTATTCCCAGAGAGAAACTGAACCCTCCAACACCGAGCATTTAT ctagAGAGTAAAAGAGATGCCTTTTCTCCGGTGCTGCTGCAATTCTGCACAGACCCCAAAAATGCTGTGACTGTCATCAGAGGACTGGCTGGATCCCTCCGTCTCA ATCTGGGTCTGTTCTCCACTAAATCCCTGGTTGAGGCCAACTCCGAGCATGCGGTGGAAGTGAGGACTCAGGTGCAGCAGCCAGCAGACGAGAACTGGAACCATTCAGGATCCGCCCAGACCTGGCCCTGTGAAAGCAGCAGATCTCACACCACCATCGCTAAATATGCACAGTACCAAGCATCCAGTTTCCAGGAGAGCTTACAGGTAGATATTGTTACCATGAGCGCCTCACTGGGATCAGAAATCAACTCTATCTCACGCTTAACTGGAGATACATCTAAGTCTCAACGGGAAACACTCTGGTGA
- the LOC113093074 gene encoding uncharacterized protein LOC113093074 isoform X2 yields MYHIAEQYSGRNSWDSFPSSGPNRAPWSPGGNRHWAPPSRCSGGNYQSPSQNYTAGRSYPNKAYNNRPPGFSRDRPHTHPRDRGIGKEQRVPRGCGPTQSQHHNPVRPTLNYNSGCGGHLSSNNNHSSQPHRYGGPHQQQRSTGRPPQTQGDKWTQSRTFQGPSLKRPAPPHNTSPPHRDPSPSRDDCPGKRSRSVSSHQNFHLREKYFINRPPPSHPPRPWSPAYKSSMPWSLSEKRSSPSRFQESNHSVMRDHRPYSIPSPSNSAPSQGLHSKKPTKQGQPSHPVRDHPGPHPHGAKGGWDCPSPANLTSVPYSQQHQLPPPQRHTGPLSSPAISVPQPRFNTAQPGWKTQSRSGKHGSSEMGRTTSGLESQESVGGDRKRPSASKHINRQRSPIQSYSGAEGRVTDCSEWRSPETGLKKYNQTDSDSPSEPSTKTSDRGQRAQKSEMKKSRHSKHQAGLRSTHKSSLSKLETELLKHIQAKRRHKERSRREKKKEGELLDTRECMEKTMEDRKKKKIRDGRKGHEKKNIHQNGGQLGQITGKAKEERKKGMYEDRKSEMPSKSASPNLETLYPSDSELLLDDLLFEPLQLNHREEEFSRHTSGFIPPSTSPVSNNHCSPCQSTHEANTKALEVDDQSESSEPDHVDTSDDDSVESNDAGRFKLTLPDMQGSCEEETIRSKQGVLGLPNAPDLLPAHCTYSEELLRLDPPTSPPVLSWQGSPVSDLGDDDDEGKDGDMIRVLRRPVLQPSPTHSSPLKDPVEINTGVDYCHSDLAKLYGLPESSKAMDNEEEDEEKREEEQKYNSPDASSSSEPNKPHLHQMDTFESATSAMGSHRYTYRGGPFGRPPPGALIGVKYSSSLSLGPEIHPPDQHSPPATSPITEIPDQVTPPLIQPAEKDKESETEEERMETNAQDEEIEEEKEKTLIQEMDGQMDIKVAESAIDPTCTSLEEKEPVMSPATLQDKLVQSCELLLNQNSSPLSKAMRVSGSTSIEREKEQDRRARQKDQVRSPRKASRKVKGEDPEKSNGEENKKKKVKDETKTKDSFSEGLNEHLVEIKNKQVALENPKIDLKDGETKSKEVKREKETDIKKETMKDDTLKADTSATASSTSATTNTQTPVTVTPSSRPPLLARVNLLNLQELSKIPLKELRICLVRVETGGRETFIASEIEQKTVPLSAINIQNSAAEVIQSCKGANIKSKFRESYLLPAFSVKPNLTTETPIPREKLNPPTPSIYLESKRDAFSPVLLQFCTDPKNAVTVIRGLAGSLRLNLGLFSTKSLVEANSEHAVEVRTQVQQPADENWNHSGSAQTWPCESSRSHTTIAKYAQYQASSFQESLQEEKDSEDEDEDGNSEEKTVKKSISQGNTGTTTTSSSEQKTIGKIIKFGTNIDLSDPKRWKLQLQELLKLPAFMRVSSSANMLSHVGQTILGMNTVQLYMKVPGSRTPGHQENNNFCSVNINIGPGDCEWFAVHEHYWKAISDLCEKHTVDYLTGSWWPVLEDLYRSNIPVYRFIQRPGDLVWINAGTVHWVQAVGWCNNIAWNVGPLNAYQYQLALERFEWNEIKKVKSIVPMIHVSWNVARTIKITDPNTFKMIKHCLLQSIKHIQILRDQLVSAGKKISYQSRVKDEPAYYCNECDVEVFDLLFVTSENSSRKTYVVHCEDCAREQSPSLSGVVVLEQYRISELTNTYDNFTLAPVPCCR; encoded by the exons ATGTATCACATAGCAGAGCAGTATTCTGGACGTAACTCGTGGGACTCCTTCCCCTCTTCTGGGCCGAATCGAGCACCATGGTCCCCAGGCGGCAACCGGCACTGGGCCCCTCCATCCAG GTGCAGTGGAGGGAACTATCAATCCCCATCCCAAAACTATACAGCAGGAAGAAGCTACCCAAATAAAGCTTATAACAACAG ACCTCCAGGTTTCAGCAGGGACAGGCCCCACACACACCCCAGAGACAGAGGCATCGGAAAAGAGCAAAGGGTCCCGAGGGGCTGTGGACCAACACAGAGCCAGCACCATAATCCAGTGCGCCCCACCCTAAACTACAACTCAGGGTGTGGAGGACACCTGTCTAGCAACAACAATCACAGCAGCCAGCCACACAGG TATGGGGGTCCACATCAGCAGCAGCGTTCCACTGGGCGTCCCCCACAGACGCAGGGAGACAAATGGACTCAGTCCAGGACATTCCAAGGGCCCTCTCTCAAACGTCCTGCACCACCTCACAATACATCACCACCACACCGGGATCCATCCCCTTCACGAGACGATTGTCCCGGCAAGAGAAGCAGGAGCGTCAGTTCACATCAG AATTTCCATCTGAGAGAGAAATATTTCATCAACCGTCCACCTCCATCACATCCACCTCGGCCATGGAGCCCAGCATACAAAAGCTCAATGCCCTGGAGCCTGTCTGAGAAGAGGTCCTCCCCCTCTCGATTTCAG GAGTCCAATCATTCTGTCATGAGAGATCACAGACCATATTCCATCCCATCACCATCCAACAGTGCCCCAAGCCAGGGCCTCCATAGCAAGAAACCCACCAAACAGGGGCAACCCAGTCATCCGGTCCGAGATCATCCAGGCCCCCATCCCCATGGGGCCAAGGGGGGCTGGGATTGCCCATCACCAGCAAACCTCACCAGTGTGCCTTACAGTCAGCAGCACCAGCTCCCTCCACCACAGAGGCACACCGGCCCCCTCAGCAGCCCAGCCATCTCAGTACCTCAGCCCAGATTCAACACAGCACAGCCTGGCTGGAAAACACAGAGCCGCTCGGGAAAACATGGCAGtagt GAGATGGGGCGTACCACCTCTGGTCTGGAATCTCAAGAGTCTGTGGGTGGGGACAGGAAACGGCCAAGTGCGTCTAAACATATTAACCGCCAACGGAGTCCCATCCAGTCATACAGCGGTGCAGAGGGTAGAGTTACAGATTGTTCAGAATGGAGGAGCCCAGAGACTGGGTTAAAGAAATACAATCAGACAGACTCAGATTCCCCTTCTGAACCCAGCACTAAAACCTCAGACAGAGGTCAGAGGGCACAGAAGTCAGAAATGAAGAAGAGCAGGCACTCTAAACATCAGGCTGGGTTGAGATCCACCCACAAGAGCTCCCTCAGCAAGCTGGAGACTGAACTCTTGAAACACATCCAAGCCAAGAGGAGGCACAAGGAGCGTTCAAGGAGGGAGAAAAAGAAGGAAGGAGAGCTGTTAGACACAAGAGAATGCATGGAGAAAACAATGGAGgacaggaaaaagaaaaagataaggGATGGAAGAAAGGGGCATGAGAAGAAGAACATACACCAAAATGGCGGACAGTTGGGACAGATAACAGGAAAAGCAAAGGAGGAGAGGAAAAAAGGAATGTATGAAGACAGGAAGAGTGAGATGCCCTCGAAATCAGCATCTCCCAATTTAGAAACATTGTATCCCAGTGATTCTGAACTTCTCCTGGATGACCTACTGTTTGAGCCACTTCAACTCAATCACAGAGAGGAAGAGTTCTCTCGACATACCTCAGGGTTCATCCCACCTTCTACATCTCCTGTCAGTAATAACCATTGTTCTCCATGCCAGTCAACCCATGAAGCCAATACTAAAGCCTTAGAGGTTGACGACCAATCAGAATCTTCTGAGCCCGACCATGTAGACACTAGCGATGATGACAGTGTAGAATCCAATGATGCTGGCAGGTTCAAACTTACTCTTCCCGATATGCAGGGGAGCTGTGAAGAAGAAACCATCAGAAGTAAACAGGGTGTTTTAGGATTGCCTAATGCCCCAGACCTCCTCCCCGCTCACTGCACCTATAGTGAGGAGCTCCTAAGGTTGGACCCACCAACAAGTCCACCTGTTCTGAGCTGGCAGGGCTCTCCAGTGTCAGACTTaggtgatgatgatgacgaaGGGAAAGACGGAGATATGATTAGAGTACTGAGGAGGCCAGTGCTACAACCTAGTCCAACACACTCATCTCCACTAAAAGACCCAGTGGAGATCAACACTGGAGTCGACTATTGCCACAGTGACCTGGCCAAACTGTACGGCCTTCCTGAGTCCTCTAAAGCAATGGACAACgaggaagaagatgaagaaaagagagaagaagagcagAAATATAATAGCCCTGATGCATCAAGTAGCTCTGAGCCCAACAAACCACACTTGCACCAAATGGACACATTCGAATCAGCAACCTCAGCGATGGGCAGCCATAGATACACTTACAGGGGCGGACCATTTGGACGGCCACCCCCTGGTGCATTAATTGGAGTGAAATACTCATCATCTCTGTCTTTGGGTCCTGAGATCCACCCTCCAGACCAGCACAGTCCACCCGCCACATCTCCAATCACAGAAATCCCAGATCAGGTCACACCACCACTGATCCAGCCTGCAGAGAAGGACAAAGAGAGTGAAACTGAGGAAGAAAGAATGGAAACCAATGCACAAGATGAAGAAATAGAAGAAGAAAAGGAGAAAACTCTTATACAGGAgatggatggacaaatggatATAAAAGTAGCTGAATCAGCTATAGACCCAACCTGCACTTCACTGGAGGAGAAGGAACCTGTAATGTCTCCCGCCACCCTACAGGATAAACTAGTACAAAGCTGTGAGCTTCTGCTCAATCAAAACTCCAGCCCTCTGTCAAAGGCTATGAGAGTTAGCGGGTCCACATCTATTGAGAGAGAAAAGGAACAAGACAGAAGGGCCAGACAGAAAGATCAAGTGAGGTCTCCAAGAAAAGCTAGTCGGAAAGTAAAAGGAGAAGATCCCGAAAAGAGTAATGGAGaagagaataaaaagaaaaaagtgaaggACGAGACCAAGACAAAGGATTCATTTTCTGAAGGTTTAAATGAGCACTTGGTGGAAATCAAGAACAAACAGGTTGCCCTAGAAAACCCCAAAATTGACTTGAAAGATGGAGAAACAAAATCTAAAGAAgtcaagagagaaaaagagacagacatTAAAAAAGAGACCATGAAAGATGACACACTAAAGGCTGATACATCTGCCACAGCATCATCTACATCTGCCACAACCAACACACAAACCCCTGTTACTGTGACACCCTCCAGCAGACCTCCGCTCCTGGCCCGGGTCAACCTCCTTAATCTACAGGAGTTGTCTAAAATTCCCTTGAAAGAGCTGAGGATCTGTTTGGTCAGGGTTGAGACTGGAGGTCGGGAGACTTTCATTGCGTCAGAGATCGAGCAGAAGACCGTGCCACTCAGTGCCATCAACATCCAAAATAGTGCAGCTGAGGTCATACAATCCTGCAA AGGTGCAAACATCAAGAGCAAGTTTCGAGAGTCATACCTGCTTCCAGCATTTTCAGTGAAACCTAACCTGACCACCGAGACTCCTATTCCCAGAGAGAAACTGAACCCTCCAACACCGAGCATTTAT ctagAGAGTAAAAGAGATGCCTTTTCTCCGGTGCTGCTGCAATTCTGCACAGACCCCAAAAATGCTGTGACTGTCATCAGAGGACTGGCTGGATCCCTCCGTCTCA ATCTGGGTCTGTTCTCCACTAAATCCCTGGTTGAGGCCAACTCCGAGCATGCGGTGGAAGTGAGGACTCAGGTGCAGCAGCCAGCAGACGAGAACTGGAACCATTCAGGATCCGCCCAGACCTGGCCCTGTGAAAGCAGCAGATCTCACACCACCATCGCTAAATATGCACAGTACCAAGCATCCAGTTTCCAGGAGAGCTTACAG GAAGAAAAAGACAgtgaagatgaggatgaagatggCAACTCAGAagaaaaaactgtgaaaaaatcCATCTCCCAAGGAAACACTGGGACTACCACCACATCcag ctcGGAGCAGAAAACCATTGGAAAAATCATCAAATTTGGAACCAACATTGACTTGTCGGACCCAAAACG GTGGAAGCTGCAGCTGCAGGAGCTGTTGAAGTTGCCTGCGTTCATGCGTGTGTCCTCCAGTGCGAACATGCTGAGTCACGTTGGCCAGACTATACTGGGCATGAACACAGTCCAGCTTTATATGAAGGTCCCTGGCAGCCGCACACCTG GACATCAGGAGAACAATAACTTCTGTTCGGTGAACATCAATATTGGGCCTGGAGACTGCGAGTGGTTTGCCGTCCATGAACACTACTGGAAAGCCATCAGTGACTTATGTGAAAA GCACACTGTGGACTATCTGACAGGCTCCTGGTGGCCGGTTCTGGAGGATCTGTACCGTTCAAACATCCCAGTGTACCGCTTCATTCAGAGACCCGGTGACCTGGTGTGGATCAACGCTGGCACTGTGCACTGGGTCCAGGCCGTGGGCTGGTGCAACAACATTGCCTGGAACGTGGGCCCTTTAAATG CCTATCAATACCAGCTGGCTCTTGAACGCTTTGAGTGGAATGAGATCAAGAAAGTCAAATCAATCGTCCCCATGATTCACGTGTCCTGGAACGTCGCCCGCACAATCAAGATCACAGACCCAAACACATTCAAGATGATCAA ACATTGTCTCCTCCAGTCCATCAAACACATTCAGATTCTGAGGGACCAGCTGGTGTCTGCAGGGAAGAAGATCTCCTATCAGAGCAGGGTGAAGGATGAGCCAGCATACTACTGCAACGAGTGCGAT GTGGAGGTGTTTGACCTGCTGTTTGTGACCAGTGAGAACAGCAGTAGGAAGACGTATGTGGTTCACTGTGAGGACTGCGCTCGGGAGCAGAGTCCCAGTCTGAGCGGggtggtggtgctggagcagtacCGCATCAGTGAGCTCACGAACACATATGATAACTTCACCCTG GCTCCAGTCCCATGCTGTAGGTGA